Proteins from a genomic interval of Paenibacillus sp. FSL R5-0623:
- a CDS encoding ester cyclase encodes MTAEKIVRTFFEEVRSGRNPDYASKVMAEQVMAYQVISEEEVTVTRTPSDYADHVREMIEAYGEFSLEILELLTQGDKVYVRWRQTGTHIGEVDGYSPTNLPVIEIASAVYRVENEQIAEYWIQIDRLGIEKQLERNRS; translated from the coding sequence ATGACAGCAGAAAAGATTGTCAGAACCTTTTTTGAAGAGGTCCGATCAGGCCGAAATCCTGATTATGCAAGCAAAGTGATGGCGGAACAGGTAATGGCCTATCAAGTGATATCTGAAGAAGAGGTCACGGTGACCCGAACACCTTCCGATTATGCAGATCATGTGCGAGAAATGATCGAAGCTTACGGGGAATTTTCACTCGAAATTCTGGAGTTGCTGACGCAAGGTGATAAAGTTTATGTGCGCTGGAGACAAACGGGTACCCATATTGGCGAAGTGGACGGATACAGCCCAACGAACCTCCCGGTGATTGAAATTGCCAGTGCGGTATACCGAGTAGAAAACGAACAAATTGCGGAGTATTGGATACAGATCGACAGGTTGGGCATCGAAAAACAATTGGAACGTAATCGGAGCTGA
- a CDS encoding phosphotransferase: MLKLKYLFQNNDLAEMILKNWNYDPESLDMFQYYRISSNAVYPFRDQGEVRLLRFALVEEKDQNNLSAELDFLRYLGTNQYGAMEVVPSHSGTELIEAYTPWGVYYASVFKRVPGSQLGSIDLNDTILYSYGQALGELHHLSRRFTPEQEKKRRWTYADVLNWMQENLKEFPTETAALNEVEFLRTTFATWPMTQQNFGLIHYDFEPDNVFYDEGSQSCYAIDFDDSMYHWYAMDVEQSLDSLREEIEPEQWEQKKQLFLNGYWSKAGERYDLEGMFPACRRFANLYGYVRMLRSVAEQWSHEPEWMSGLRARLERKMTEKAEQFGHPI, translated from the coding sequence ATGTTAAAATTAAAATATTTATTTCAAAATAATGACCTTGCCGAGATGATCCTGAAGAATTGGAACTATGATCCTGAGTCGTTGGATATGTTTCAGTATTACCGTATATCCTCCAATGCCGTGTATCCGTTCAGAGATCAGGGAGAAGTGAGATTACTTCGATTTGCCTTGGTAGAGGAGAAAGATCAAAACAACCTTAGCGCGGAATTAGATTTCCTCCGTTATCTTGGAACGAATCAGTATGGAGCCATGGAGGTGGTACCTTCCCATTCAGGGACAGAACTCATAGAGGCTTACACCCCATGGGGAGTGTACTATGCTTCCGTATTCAAGCGAGTACCCGGATCGCAGTTAGGAAGCATTGATTTGAATGACACCATCCTGTACAGCTATGGTCAGGCGTTGGGTGAGCTCCATCATTTATCGCGCAGGTTCACGCCTGAGCAGGAGAAGAAGCGACGCTGGACCTATGCGGATGTATTGAATTGGATGCAGGAGAACCTGAAGGAGTTTCCAACAGAGACAGCAGCTCTGAACGAGGTGGAGTTTCTCCGAACAACTTTTGCGACTTGGCCGATGACCCAGCAGAATTTCGGACTCATCCACTATGATTTTGAACCGGACAATGTCTTCTATGACGAAGGTAGCCAGTCTTGTTATGCTATTGATTTTGATGACTCAATGTATCACTGGTACGCAATGGACGTGGAACAGAGTCTGGATAGTTTACGTGAGGAGATCGAGCCTGAACAATGGGAGCAGAAGAAACAATTGTTCCTGAACGGGTATTGGTCCAAGGCGGGAGAACGTTATGATCTGGAGGGTATGTTCCCCGCTTGTCGCCGTTTTGCCAACTTGTACGGCTATGTGCGTATGCTTCGATCTGTTGCAGAACAGTGGTCACATGAGCCAGAGTGGATGAGCGGACTAAGAGCGAGGTTGGAGAGGAAGATGACAGAAAAGGCAGAGCAATTTGGTCATCCAATTTAA
- a CDS encoding glycosyltransferase family 39 protein, with protein MSKMLQKSFYLILLVFVAVFIVSSLLVRAQYNYALYGDNPILSMQQWSVFLPVILLLLGSGVGLYVLCLKLNKYSPKVVIPIVLLCSLVIQIIVIFVFPRVPTDDSQTVLSLAINMLYDQDYSTFEAGGYLHMFPFNYSIVLYLKTLLYLFPDNYLVIKLFNILFSTLTTFMIYLIYKQVNDRSTERDYGVLIFAATYLPSLFLNNLIYNDVIATAFLTSCLYFIIRFVREKSWKTIVIAAVFLALGNYFRSIGVIVLIAAIIYILLNMRSIGAKKVVISIGTLAMLFNVPTWTQNAVLQSSGAVSEPVGENAAPVYMWLNMGINLERFGFWDNMESYQIYQRQANYSKAESTALFKQEIGNKLSEASASDLVQTYYKKIIWTWTEGTYQMDRYGIGNESSLSAGRGRVGGIAGSYSYTNAITELLQGDSAYRTGLLWIVYVMNFLMYCFISIRLFGGIRHKRYDEVSLILVILGFIGFYILWEIKSRYIYPVYPLLVVLSYIGFKDTYDFILHRKGTLERYSLRKR; from the coding sequence ATGTCTAAGATGCTGCAAAAATCGTTTTATCTCATTCTGCTCGTGTTTGTTGCGGTGTTTATTGTTTCGTCCTTGTTGGTTCGGGCGCAGTACAACTACGCTTTGTATGGGGACAATCCCATTCTGAGCATGCAGCAGTGGAGTGTTTTTCTCCCGGTCATTCTTTTGCTTCTGGGTTCAGGTGTCGGGTTATATGTTCTGTGTCTGAAACTGAACAAATACAGCCCGAAGGTAGTTATTCCGATTGTGCTGTTATGTTCTCTGGTCATTCAGATCATCGTCATTTTTGTATTTCCGAGAGTGCCCACCGATGATTCACAGACCGTTCTCTCACTCGCCATAAACATGCTGTATGACCAAGACTACTCCACGTTTGAAGCGGGTGGTTATCTGCACATGTTCCCGTTTAATTACTCGATCGTGTTGTACCTGAAGACATTGCTGTACCTGTTTCCAGACAACTATCTGGTCATCAAACTATTTAATATTTTGTTTTCAACGTTAACAACGTTCATGATTTATCTTATTTATAAACAAGTGAATGACAGATCCACGGAACGTGATTACGGTGTGTTGATCTTTGCAGCAACGTACCTGCCTTCCCTGTTCCTGAACAACCTGATCTATAACGATGTGATTGCCACAGCTTTTCTGACATCTTGTTTATACTTCATCATTCGTTTTGTACGTGAAAAGTCTTGGAAAACAATCGTCATTGCCGCCGTTTTTCTCGCGTTGGGCAATTACTTTCGAAGCATTGGCGTGATCGTGCTAATCGCTGCCATCATATATATTCTGCTGAATATGCGGAGCATTGGAGCGAAGAAAGTTGTCATTTCCATCGGTACGCTGGCTATGTTGTTTAATGTACCAACCTGGACTCAGAATGCGGTTCTTCAATCCTCCGGTGCTGTGAGCGAACCTGTCGGAGAGAATGCTGCACCAGTCTATATGTGGCTGAATATGGGGATTAATCTGGAGCGTTTTGGCTTCTGGGACAATATGGAGAGTTATCAGATCTATCAGAGACAGGCCAACTACAGTAAGGCTGAGAGCACAGCCTTATTTAAACAAGAGATTGGCAACAAGCTGTCTGAAGCAAGTGCGAGTGATTTGGTACAGACGTATTACAAAAAGATTATATGGACCTGGACCGAAGGGACGTACCAGATGGACCGCTACGGAATTGGCAATGAAAGTTCCTTGAGTGCAGGAAGAGGAAGGGTAGGCGGAATCGCAGGCTCCTATAGTTATACCAATGCGATAACAGAACTGTTGCAAGGGGATTCGGCTTATCGGACAGGTTTGCTCTGGATCGTATATGTGATGAATTTCTTGATGTACTGTTTTATTTCCATCCGGTTGTTCGGTGGAATTCGTCATAAACGGTATGATGAAGTCTCCTTAATCCTGGTCATTCTCGGATTCATCGGATTTTATATTCTCTGGGAGATTAAGTCCAGATACATCTACCCTGTATATCCGCTGTTGGTTGTGCTGTCCTATATAGGATTCAAAGATACGTATGATTTCATACTCCACCGTAAAGGTACCTTGGAGAGATATTCCCTGAGAAAAAGGTGA
- a CDS encoding metalloregulator ArsR/SmtB family transcription factor, producing MTDSVGNQKVIDIFENLSPYLQGLGDPVRQRIISLLIDQESMNVSQIAEHVPMSRPTVSHHLKILRQSGLLSVQKKGTEMYYKLEFNDAIELLKQLVHLVEVECQS from the coding sequence ATGACCGATTCAGTGGGTAACCAAAAAGTAATTGATATTTTCGAGAATCTAAGTCCTTATCTTCAAGGTTTGGGAGATCCCGTTCGCCAGCGAATCATATCGCTGCTCATTGATCAAGAGAGCATGAACGTATCGCAGATTGCAGAGCATGTCCCCATGTCACGCCCTACGGTCTCTCATCACTTGAAAATATTGCGTCAATCCGGACTGTTATCGGTTCAGAAAAAAGGTACGGAGATGTATTACAAGCTGGAATTCAACGATGCGATCGAATTACTCAAACAGCTCGTTCATCTCGTAGAAGTGGAATGTCAGAGCTAG
- a CDS encoding SDR family oxidoreductase, protein MANQDQHTMQDPTTQYPKATPEWKQQQDEPGLQREMTPVPDAGEKSYKGSGRLTGRKAVVTGADSGIGRAAAIAFAREGADVVLAYLPEEEADAQEVVKLIEEAGRKAITMPGDLKDEKYCEELIESAVKELGGIDILANVAGKQQFVEQIADLTTEQFDATFKTNVYSMFWLCKAAVKHMKPGSSIINTSSIQAYKPSPILLDYATTKASINTFSKALAQQVGSKGIRVNVVAPGPVWTPLQVVGGQPVEKLADFGSNTPLGRAGQPAEMAPAFVFLASQESSYVSGETLNANGGTVSP, encoded by the coding sequence ATGGCTAATCAAGACCAGCACACCATGCAAGATCCAACGACCCAATATCCGAAGGCTACACCGGAATGGAAACAGCAGCAGGATGAGCCGGGGCTCCAGCGTGAGATGACCCCTGTTCCCGATGCGGGTGAGAAAAGTTATAAAGGCAGCGGACGATTAACAGGACGCAAAGCAGTTGTGACCGGAGCCGACAGCGGAATTGGCCGGGCGGCAGCGATTGCGTTTGCCCGTGAAGGTGCAGATGTTGTTCTGGCCTATCTGCCGGAAGAGGAAGCAGATGCGCAGGAAGTTGTGAAGCTGATTGAGGAAGCTGGGCGTAAAGCAATTACGATGCCAGGTGACCTGAAGGATGAGAAATACTGTGAAGAACTCATTGAGTCTGCGGTAAAAGAGCTTGGCGGGATTGATATCCTAGCTAACGTGGCAGGTAAACAGCAGTTTGTGGAGCAGATTGCGGATCTGACTACCGAGCAATTCGATGCAACGTTCAAAACAAATGTTTATTCCATGTTCTGGCTCTGCAAAGCAGCTGTGAAACACATGAAGCCGGGCAGCTCCATTATCAACACATCATCGATTCAGGCGTACAAACCTTCGCCAATCCTGCTGGATTATGCAACAACGAAGGCATCCATTAACACGTTTAGCAAAGCGCTGGCCCAACAGGTGGGTAGCAAAGGGATACGTGTCAACGTTGTTGCACCAGGACCGGTATGGACACCACTCCAAGTCGTGGGTGGACAACCAGTCGAGAAGCTTGCTGATTTCGGCTCCAATACACCTTTGGGTCGTGCAGGACAACCTGCCGAGATGGCTCCGGCATTTGTGTTCCTGGCAAGCCAGGAATCCAGCTATGTGAGCGGTGAGACACTGAATGCAAATGGCGGAACGGTTAGTCCGTAG
- a CDS encoding saccharopine dehydrogenase: protein MIRKRVLIAGGYGAVGAQLARILHDRHPDLELVLGGRSAGKAAPFPSNRVHTVVVDTHADDPLIHAGENISLIINAVNDLDDRLLVSAVRRKIPLIDVTRWTEVFNQATRTVEQEELHAPVVLSSGWMAGTASLFAMILSNSLQHVEVNIHALYSLRDKAGPDSAAFMDRMSIPFQVTESNTNRLVYPMTDPIKVHFPNGYTTPCYRLDTPDHVTLPHTSHIDSASFRISFDSKVSTYALAGLVKTGVWKMISGERFQPFRRKLLYNPGTGSAHHLVIQLKGLDAKGNEVKRTMTVSDPLGQTHMTALGAAVQAEKILMMPADEPMAPGVYYPEHLFDDRMDMDAVTHFFKQYGVQVTHS, encoded by the coding sequence ATGATTAGAAAAAGAGTTCTTATCGCTGGAGGCTATGGTGCTGTAGGTGCACAGCTTGCACGCATTTTGCATGACAGGCATCCTGATCTGGAATTGGTACTGGGAGGTCGTTCTGCGGGTAAAGCAGCACCTTTTCCTTCCAATCGTGTCCACACGGTTGTTGTTGATACCCATGCAGACGATCCACTGATTCACGCAGGAGAGAATATATCGTTAATCATTAATGCAGTGAACGATCTGGATGATCGGCTACTGGTATCGGCAGTCCGGAGAAAAATTCCACTTATCGATGTAACACGCTGGACTGAGGTGTTCAATCAAGCGACCCGTACAGTAGAGCAGGAGGAACTTCATGCCCCTGTAGTGCTGTCCTCTGGATGGATGGCGGGAACAGCTTCCCTCTTTGCCATGATACTATCTAACTCGCTGCAACATGTCGAAGTAAACATTCATGCCTTGTACTCGCTGCGAGATAAGGCTGGGCCTGACTCAGCGGCCTTTATGGATCGAATGAGTATTCCTTTTCAGGTGACCGAATCCAACACCAACCGGCTTGTCTATCCCATGACAGATCCGATTAAAGTACATTTTCCGAACGGGTACACAACCCCATGTTACAGATTGGATACACCCGATCACGTCACTTTGCCTCATACCAGCCATATCGATTCCGCCAGCTTCCGCATTTCATTTGATAGTAAAGTATCTACCTATGCACTCGCCGGATTGGTCAAAACCGGAGTATGGAAGATGATCAGTGGTGAACGTTTCCAGCCATTCCGGCGGAAATTGCTCTATAATCCGGGAACCGGGAGTGCACATCATCTGGTCATTCAACTGAAAGGACTGGATGCAAAAGGAAACGAGGTTAAACGAACGATGACGGTCTCTGACCCACTCGGTCAAACTCATATGACCGCACTCGGCGCTGCGGTACAGGCCGAAAAGATACTGATGATGCCAGCGGATGAGCCTATGGCTCCAGGCGTCTATTATCCTGAGCATCTGTTCGATGATCGAATGGACATGGATGCAGTTACTCATTTTTTCAAACAATACGGCGTTCAAGTAACCCACTCCTGA
- a CDS encoding GNAT family N-acetyltransferase has product MTYTIDSEHKIIEELSLNHWQPLSTLLYDGWVLRFAKGYTKRANSIQPIHYSTLDVHEKIEECERIYASNQLNTIFKITPFIQPDHLDQLLQDKGYAVVDLTHLQTRSLEHIKEPEHHAVQIDEQLTATWLDHFCRLNQVNDLQRETTKLMLDNIRTKVGFISLLIDGQVVACGFGVIERGYIGLYDIITDANFRNRGLAEQMILHLLHWAKRQGATSSYLQVVANNAPALKLYAKLGYSEIYSYWYRVKESSES; this is encoded by the coding sequence ATGACGTATACCATAGATTCAGAACACAAAATCATTGAAGAACTATCGCTTAACCACTGGCAACCCTTGTCTACCTTACTATATGACGGCTGGGTACTGCGTTTTGCCAAAGGATATACCAAACGTGCCAACTCCATTCAACCGATCCACTACTCCACTCTGGATGTGCATGAAAAGATAGAGGAATGTGAGCGCATCTATGCTTCCAATCAGTTAAATACCATATTTAAAATCACGCCGTTTATTCAGCCGGATCATCTCGATCAACTTTTGCAAGACAAAGGGTATGCTGTAGTGGATCTCACCCACCTCCAGACTCGAAGTCTGGAACATATCAAAGAGCCTGAGCACCATGCTGTACAGATTGACGAGCAGTTGACCGCAACGTGGCTGGATCATTTTTGCAGGCTAAATCAGGTGAATGATCTGCAACGGGAAACGACCAAATTAATGTTGGACAATATCCGGACAAAGGTAGGTTTCATTTCGCTGTTGATCGACGGGCAAGTCGTCGCTTGTGGGTTCGGTGTAATTGAACGTGGCTACATTGGATTATATGACATCATTACAGACGCTAACTTCCGAAATCGTGGGCTTGCTGAACAGATGATCCTTCATCTTCTCCATTGGGCAAAAAGACAGGGCGCTACTTCCAGTTACCTGCAAGTGGTTGCGAATAATGCACCTGCCTTGAAGCTTTACGCCAAGCTGGGTTATTCCGAGATTTATAGCTATTGGTACCGAGTCAAAGAATCGAGCGAGTCCTGA
- a CDS encoding helix-turn-helix transcriptional regulator, translated as MIKVHLSRIMGEKRINIADLSRLTGLHRNGIAKLYNEETDGVKFDTLNRICEALDCEIQDIIEFIKDEK; from the coding sequence ATGATCAAGGTTCATTTATCTCGTATTATGGGTGAGAAAAGAATTAATATTGCTGATTTATCCCGACTAACCGGATTACATAGAAATGGGATTGCCAAATTATATAATGAAGAAACCGATGGTGTGAAGTTCGATACGCTGAATCGAATATGTGAAGCTTTGGATTGTGAGATCCAGGATATCATTGAGTTTATTAAGGACGAGAAGTGA
- a CDS encoding DUF1801 domain-containing protein, whose product MAESNHYSMLVDEYISEFAPDVQVRLQALRQIIRDSAPHAEEKISYKMPTYAQHGNLVHFAAYQHHIGFYPAPSGILAFKEELSKYKGAKGSVQFPLDQPLPEELIRRIVEFRVKENVEKAREKKQKK is encoded by the coding sequence ATGGCTGAGAGTAACCATTATTCTATGTTGGTAGATGAGTATATCTCGGAGTTTGCGCCCGATGTACAGGTGAGATTGCAGGCGTTAAGACAGATTATTCGGGATTCGGCTCCACACGCCGAAGAGAAGATCAGTTACAAGATGCCGACGTATGCACAGCATGGGAATTTGGTTCATTTCGCCGCATACCAGCATCATATTGGATTTTACCCTGCTCCGAGTGGAATTCTGGCGTTTAAGGAGGAACTCTCCAAGTACAAAGGGGCTAAGGGATCTGTCCAGTTTCCGCTGGACCAGCCATTGCCGGAGGAGCTGATCCGCCGGATTGTGGAATTTCGGGTGAAAGAAAATGTGGAAAAAGCTCGGGAGAAGAAGCAGAAGAAGTGA
- a CDS encoding NdvB protein — MIKATEDNQYVELTSPTSLPKASGFLWNEKMMIHVNCRGYAVAQFMQPEPAKYSYAPNLEAKTFMQPEQPYYAHHPGRFVYIKDEVSGEIFSAPYEPVRKQADSYTFAVGKHDIHWKVVQDEICIEMSLRLPKEDVMELWRVKVTNLSSRKRKLSIYPYYTVGYMSWMNQSGSYVEDLQGIVCSAITPYQKYQDYSKIKNYSDKTYLLADHQPTAWEVNHETFEGEGGLHNPSAIQSETLAGGDARYETPVAVLQYRVELEAGAEQAYRFIFGPAHDETEIEGIRQHYFVKQNEEGQDGFTAAEQEYAEYIAEGKGNIQIETPDSWLDNVVNHWLPRQMYYHGKTNRLTTDPQTRNYLQDNMGMSYIQPQIARVAFLTALSQQHISGAMPDGIILHPDAELKYINQVPHTDHCIWLPVCMKTYLDETNDYSILEEQVAFTDSEQKVSVLEHMNLAMRWLIHERDARGLNYINQGDWCDPMNMVGYKGKGVSGWLTIATAYAFNVWADIGEQAGHAEVAAEFRQEANQTNAVANEYLWDGDWYARGITDDNVVFGVSQDVEGRIYINPQSWALMSGAADQEKQEKLIRAVEEHLETPYGVEKLAPSFTAMREDVGRVTQKHPGSAENGAVYNHAAAFYIYALYLVGEKEKAYRLLRKMIPGPDGEDILQRGQLPVFIPNYYRGAYHQFPRTAGRSSHLFNTGTVPWVYRCVIDGLFGLQGHTQGLQVRPQLPEDWNEASVTRLFRGAELHVNMKKDATVQTIEVHVDGQRIAGDIIKNIQAGVKYEVLVKLPL; from the coding sequence ATGATTAAAGCAACGGAAGATAATCAATATGTTGAATTAACAAGCCCGACAAGTTTACCGAAGGCATCCGGATTCCTTTGGAATGAAAAGATGATGATTCATGTGAATTGCAGGGGATACGCGGTGGCCCAATTCATGCAGCCCGAACCTGCCAAATACTCGTATGCGCCCAACCTGGAAGCGAAGACGTTTATGCAGCCGGAGCAGCCATATTATGCCCACCATCCGGGACGGTTTGTCTATATTAAAGATGAAGTAAGTGGCGAAATCTTCTCCGCCCCGTATGAACCCGTTCGCAAGCAGGCGGATAGCTATACGTTCGCTGTCGGTAAACACGATATTCACTGGAAAGTCGTCCAAGACGAAATTTGCATCGAGATGTCCCTGCGTCTGCCGAAGGAAGATGTCATGGAGCTGTGGCGTGTGAAGGTAACCAATCTGTCTTCGAGAAAACGCAAGCTTAGTATCTACCCGTATTATACGGTTGGCTATATGTCATGGATGAACCAGTCCGGCTCATATGTGGAAGATTTGCAGGGCATTGTCTGCTCGGCGATTACGCCGTATCAGAAGTATCAGGATTATAGCAAAATCAAAAACTACAGCGACAAAACCTATCTGCTTGCAGATCACCAGCCGACCGCGTGGGAAGTGAATCATGAGACTTTTGAAGGCGAAGGCGGACTACATAATCCTTCGGCTATTCAGTCAGAGACACTGGCTGGTGGAGATGCACGCTATGAGACACCTGTGGCTGTATTGCAATACAGAGTAGAGTTGGAAGCGGGAGCTGAGCAGGCATATCGATTTATTTTTGGTCCGGCTCATGATGAGACAGAGATTGAGGGCATTCGTCAGCATTATTTTGTGAAGCAGAATGAGGAAGGACAGGATGGTTTCACCGCAGCCGAGCAGGAGTATGCTGAGTATATTGCGGAAGGGAAAGGGAACATCCAGATTGAGACACCGGACAGCTGGTTAGATAATGTCGTGAATCACTGGCTGCCTCGCCAGATGTACTATCATGGCAAAACGAATCGTCTGACAACTGATCCGCAGACGCGGAATTATTTGCAGGACAACATGGGTATGAGTTATATTCAGCCGCAGATTGCGCGGGTTGCGTTCTTGACCGCTTTGTCTCAACAGCATATAAGCGGCGCGATGCCAGACGGCATTATTTTGCACCCGGACGCAGAATTGAAATATATTAACCAGGTTCCTCATACCGATCACTGCATCTGGCTTCCGGTCTGTATGAAGACCTATTTGGATGAAACGAATGACTATAGCATTTTGGAGGAACAGGTTGCTTTTACAGACAGCGAACAAAAGGTTTCCGTACTGGAGCATATGAATCTTGCAATGCGCTGGTTGATCCATGAGCGTGATGCGCGCGGGTTGAACTATATCAATCAGGGTGACTGGTGTGATCCGATGAACATGGTGGGATACAAAGGCAAAGGCGTATCCGGCTGGCTGACCATTGCGACGGCATATGCGTTCAATGTGTGGGCAGATATTGGTGAACAGGCGGGGCATGCCGAGGTTGCAGCGGAATTCCGTCAGGAAGCCAATCAGACCAATGCGGTAGCCAATGAGTATCTGTGGGATGGGGACTGGTATGCGCGCGGAATTACGGATGATAACGTCGTGTTTGGCGTAAGCCAAGACGTGGAAGGACGCATCTATATCAATCCTCAGAGCTGGGCACTTATGAGCGGTGCTGCAGATCAGGAGAAACAGGAGAAGTTAATTCGTGCCGTAGAGGAGCATTTGGAGACGCCGTATGGTGTCGAAAAGCTTGCGCCGTCCTTTACAGCCATGCGGGAGGATGTAGGCCGTGTTACGCAGAAACATCCGGGAAGTGCGGAGAACGGTGCAGTCTACAATCATGCAGCGGCTTTCTACATTTATGCGTTGTATCTGGTGGGCGAGAAGGAGAAGGCGTATCGTCTGCTGCGTAAAATGATTCCGGGCCCTGATGGCGAGGATATTCTCCAGCGGGGTCAGCTACCCGTATTTATCCCGAATTATTATCGCGGAGCCTATCATCAATTCCCACGTACAGCTGGGCGCTCTAGCCATCTGTTCAACACCGGCACGGTGCCTTGGGTGTATCGTTGTGTGATCGACGGATTGTTTGGTCTGCAAGGTCACACGCAAGGGCTTCAAGTTCGTCCGCAGTTGCCAGAAGATTGGAACGAGGCATCGGTTACGAGGTTGTTCCGCGGAGCTGAGCTGCATGTAAACATGAAGAAGGATGCAACTGTCCAGACGATTGAAGTGCATGTTGACGGTCAACGAATTGCAGGCGACATCATCAAGAACATACAAGCCGGCGTGAAATATGAGGTGCTGGTGAAGCTGCCATTGTAG
- a CDS encoding SprT family zinc-dependent metalloprotease yields the protein MLTIELNNHSINCHIEYGKRKKVSITMDLPYMVTIKAPNGTSEDMIRQLVEQHGDVILKKSALMQRALDGPQAKEYEDEGKGKFLLFGKEHALHELIPVEGLTEEELRANLKKFYFAECKRMIGERIGRYQQELKVKPKSVEIVDSPTKWGSCSWDKKLTFNYRLAMAPLEVMDYVIIHELCHIHHMNHDRSFWRRIGSIMPDYKIKEDYLMRNGRAMTL from the coding sequence ATGTTAACTATAGAATTAAATAATCACAGCATTAACTGTCATATTGAATACGGCAAACGGAAGAAAGTTTCCATCACGATGGACTTGCCTTATATGGTAACAATCAAAGCACCCAATGGTACCAGTGAAGACATGATCCGGCAACTTGTGGAGCAGCACGGGGATGTGATTTTGAAGAAATCCGCTCTCATGCAGCGGGCGCTTGACGGTCCTCAAGCCAAGGAATACGAAGATGAGGGCAAGGGGAAGTTTTTGCTTTTTGGCAAGGAGCATGCACTGCATGAATTAATTCCTGTAGAGGGTCTGACAGAAGAAGAGCTACGAGCGAATCTGAAGAAGTTTTATTTTGCCGAGTGTAAACGCATGATTGGGGAGCGCATCGGACGTTATCAGCAGGAGTTGAAGGTGAAGCCGAAGTCAGTAGAGATCGTAGATTCTCCCACCAAGTGGGGCAGTTGCAGCTGGGACAAAAAACTTACGTTCAATTATCGCCTGGCGATGGCGCCACTGGAAGTGATGGATTATGTCATCATTCATGAACTTTGCCATATTCACCACATGAATCATGATCGCTCTTTCTGGCGGCGGATCGGCAGTATCATGCCGGATTACAAAATAAAAGAAGATTATCTAATGCGCAATGGTCGAGCCATGACGTTGTAA
- a CDS encoding isochorismatase family protein, which yields MNKALIVLDVQYGITSLKDFTVQLGKIEAVIADFEQQHEPIIYMKHVDYDQEGSSLFYKNTANLEIIIMGTGQYPVMEKSKPSAFSNPELRTWLQEHQVEHVFIVGFNMEYCCLFTAITAEHEGFKVTLIEDATGSVNTAETYEMPGLDIQDFVGSILNWSNCIEVLYVDEYKEMYRI from the coding sequence ATGAACAAAGCACTAATCGTGTTGGATGTGCAGTATGGTATTACATCATTGAAGGATTTCACAGTTCAGTTGGGCAAGATTGAAGCGGTTATCGCTGATTTTGAACAGCAACATGAGCCAATCATATACATGAAACATGTAGATTACGATCAGGAGGGCTCTTCACTGTTCTATAAAAATACTGCGAACCTGGAAATTATTATAATGGGTACGGGTCAGTATCCCGTTATGGAGAAAAGCAAACCAAGTGCCTTCAGCAATCCGGAGCTAAGAACTTGGCTACAAGAGCATCAAGTAGAACATGTATTTATTGTTGGATTCAACATGGAATATTGTTGTCTGTTTACGGCAATTACAGCGGAACACGAAGGGTTTAAGGTAACCTTGATTGAGGACGCAACAGGTTCGGTGAACACAGCGGAGACGTATGAGATGCCGGGTCTGGACATTCAGGATTTTGTCGGTTCGATTCTGAATTGGTCGAATTGTATTGAAGTTTTATATGTGGATGAGTATAAAGAAATGTATCGTATCTAG
- a CDS encoding DUF6809 family protein yields the protein MKESLESLAEPLIRTRLELLYNNLSQTQPDYTQLSKESDQYFQNIRQALPEQLNQILFLYEDTQLSMQTLLEREIYLQGFRDALQLMNELHINSF from the coding sequence GTGAAAGAATCCTTGGAATCTTTAGCAGAACCGTTAATCCGAACGCGCTTAGAGTTATTATACAACAATTTGTCTCAAACGCAGCCTGATTATACCCAACTATCTAAAGAATCTGATCAATACTTTCAGAATATTCGCCAAGCTTTACCGGAGCAACTGAATCAAATCCTTTTTCTATATGAAGATACTCAACTCTCTATGCAAACACTTCTGGAAAGAGAGATTTATTTACAAGGGTTTCGGGATGCCCTTCAGCTAATGAACGAGTTACATATAAACAGCTTCTAA